The Trichoderma atroviride chromosome 5, complete sequence genome contains a region encoding:
- a CDS encoding uncharacterized protein (EggNog:ENOG41) — protein sequence MSTTLASQLSATAEGISKNVPAPLVSSIDESIAGSKTTFDINSTIQVGASLPAFKLPNALGNEVTSDSLLAKGPVLITFYRGDWCPYCNLALRSLQLHLDEFHAKGVTMVAISPELPNTSLSTTEKNELKFEVLSDVGNKFARQLGIVWDQPKSLDSVFEAFKVDLKERHGNDSMALPIPTTILVDGKGVVRNIHIDPDYRQRLETTTALAWVDAL from the coding sequence ATGTCGACTACCTTGGCTTCCCAGTTGTCTGCCACTGCTGAGGGCATTAGCAAAAACGTTCCCGCTCCCTTAGTTTCATCTATCGATGAATCAATTGCCGGTTCAAAGACTACTTTTGATATCAATTCGACGATTCAAGTCGGAGCTTCTCTCCCAGCTTTTAAGCTGCCTAATGCTCTCGGCAACGAAGTGACTAGCGACAGCCTTCTCGCCAAAGGCCCGGTTCTAATCACTTTCTACCGTGGAGACTGGTGCCCTTATTGCAACTTGGCTCTGCGCTCTTTGCAACTACACCTGGACGAATTTCATGCCAAAGGCGTGACCATGGTGGCCATCTCTCCCGAGCTGCCCAACACTTCTCTATCTACTACAGAGAAGAACGAGCTCAAGTTTGAGGTTTTGTCGGACGTTGGCAACAAGTTCGCTAGGCAGCTTGGAATCGTGTGGGATCAGCCCAAGTCTCTTGATAGTGTATTTGAAGCCTTCAAAGTTGATTTGAAAGAAAGGCATGGCAATGATTCAATGGCTCTGCCCATTCCGACAACTATTTTGGTGGATGGAAAGGGAGTCGTGCGGAACATCCACATCGATCCTGATTATAGGCAGAGACTAGAGACTACTACTGCACTTGCGTGGGTAGATGCTCTGTAG
- a CDS encoding uncharacterized protein (CAZy:CE5~SECRETED:SignalP(1-20)), producing MPSIRNTLTFLLGQALLATGSPVDVEKVEKRQCPGIHVFGARETTVGPGYGSSATVVNLVISAHPGTTSEAINYPACGGQASCGGISYANSVVQGINAVVTAVNNFHNSCPNTKLVLVGYSQGGQIFDDALCGGGDPAEGYGNTAVPLSSGAVSAIKAAIFMGDPRNIHGLSYNVGTCTTQGFDPRPAGFSCPSASKIKSYCDASDPYCCNGNNPATHQGYGQEYGQQALSFINSKLSS from the exons atgcCTTCAATCAGAAACACCCTCACCTTTTTGCTGGGCCAGGCGCTTCTTGCCACTGGTAGCCCAGTAGATGTTGAGAAAGTTGAGAAGCGCCAATGCCCAGGAATTCACGTCTTTGGTGCTCGTGAGACTACAGTAGGGCCAGGATACGGCTCATCTGCTACTGTTGTAAACCTGGTGATTTCGGCTCATCCTGGAACCACATCCGAAGCCATCAACTACCCGGCTTGTGGCGGTCAGGCTTCTTGCGGCGGCATCAGCTATGCCAACTCTGTTGTTCAAGGTATCAACGCCGTTGTCACAGCCGTGAACAACTTCCACAACTCTTGCCCAAATACCAAGCTAGTCTTGGTCGGATACTCGCAG GGTGGTCAAATCTTTGACGACGCACTTTGCGGTGGAGGCGACCCTGCCGAGGGATACGGTAACACTGCTGTTCCCTTGTCTTCGGGAGCTGTCTctgccatcaaggccgcAATCTTCATGGGCGACCCACGAAACATTCACGGACTGTCGTATAACGTGGGAACCTGCACTACTCAAGGT TTCGATCCCCGCCCGGCTGGCTTTAGCTGCCCCAGCGCATCCAAGATCAAGTCGTACTGTGATGCCTCAGACCCATACTGCTGCAACGGAAACAACCCTGCCACTCACCAAGGCTACGGCCAAGAGTACGGCCAGCAAGCACTCTCTTTTATCAACAGCAAGCTCTCATCATAA